Proteins encoded in a region of the Methylosinus trichosporium OB3b genome:
- a CDS encoding ATP-binding protein, which yields MRIEELHFERYGAFTDRALTFRPDARLHIVLGANEAGKTSALSGIGDLLFGFGKRTAYDFLHESRTLRIGARLRLVDGAALSFRRRKGDKNTLLDEADKPLDDELLAPLLGAATRESFFSEFGLTARALRDGGQELLKAGGRLAETLAASSAQLSALSRLRARLDAEAEALFGARRAASREFYIAETRFTEAEKRLRDAIVTADALKAADELVEEARRKCDALRGAHEEIGRALALRRRATRTRPRLLRLAASSAELADFADLPPVAADETARWRAAWKEAETLDERLAACAADDAEDRATIAALAVDETLLAHDAEAQKLRERLGAIRKAQVDLPKRQSEQRLAGDALTETARRLGFASFEQLLARMPTDPALAAARAAVDERRRAEERCADALGELERARQKQRELEGAAESEAYLADPEPYSRRLEAFAEVAGDADRLRRERAQDALEEARIAADAARLDPPANALSELARRPLPDEGAIEAARASDAEIAEQVKRSAADIATSRATLAGIESEIERHSRAGAAATRDDLLAARARRDAAASALEASLDGAPSERRENFGRLRAETRDIDAVTDVLLSDADRASRLETARERLAQEQRKLADLLDAQAALDERKSAAQAAWMELWSRSGVVPRAPAAMAHWLTQIGELTERRRRLADRGCEAAALEGKLAAHRSALARLVLDLGGDDDPSMPIELLHKDAAGRLARLQRIWTGARERAIRRQHAQEEVERREAASERARETRETASAQWPARMSAIGLAAEATIAEAEAALAIWRDVPVQKKDFEELSRRISRMEEDMAAFAADVARLVAATAPHIDGNAPLTAVEAVIARLDTARMARSRRDALTESIDKREVARASLLTQKARIDAILEHARLALGLDALTSLAEALARLERRQAVAKEIESIRHDLVEIGDGYDEDALRAEQDGLDADLLPTEIERLSVDQNQLLADIEAAAKLRHEAEAARERLAAGRDAEAAAHEKAEAGAELLSVAERWITRAAAARLAARAIERHRAAVQDPLILRASALFALATAGAFAGLCVDYDEGDAPTLAGLRPDGVRVPVAGMSEGARDQLFLSLRLALLELRDSQPLPFVGDDLLASFDEARVACALGLLAEFGRARQAILFTHHRHVADIARDTLRDAADVVML from the coding sequence GTGAGGATCGAGGAGCTGCATTTCGAGCGCTATGGCGCCTTCACCGACCGCGCGCTGACCTTCCGGCCCGACGCGCGGCTGCATATCGTGCTCGGCGCCAATGAGGCGGGCAAGACCTCGGCGCTCTCCGGCATAGGCGATCTTCTGTTCGGCTTCGGCAAGCGCACCGCCTATGACTTTCTGCATGAGAGCCGGACGCTGCGGATCGGGGCGCGGCTGCGGCTCGTCGACGGCGCGGCGCTGAGCTTTAGGCGCCGCAAGGGCGACAAGAACACGCTTCTCGACGAGGCCGACAAGCCGCTCGACGACGAGCTGCTGGCGCCGTTGCTCGGCGCCGCGACGCGCGAGAGCTTTTTTTCCGAGTTCGGCCTCACCGCCCGCGCTCTACGCGACGGCGGCCAGGAATTGCTGAAGGCGGGCGGACGTCTGGCGGAGACGCTCGCCGCCTCCTCCGCGCAGCTCTCGGCCCTGTCGCGGCTGCGCGCCCGGCTCGATGCGGAGGCGGAGGCGCTGTTCGGGGCGCGCCGCGCCGCTTCCAGGGAGTTTTATATCGCCGAGACGCGCTTCACCGAGGCGGAGAAGCGTCTGCGCGACGCCATCGTCACCGCGGACGCTCTGAAGGCCGCCGACGAATTGGTCGAGGAGGCTCGGCGCAAATGCGACGCGCTGCGCGGCGCACATGAGGAGATCGGTCGCGCGCTCGCGCTTCGCCGGCGCGCGACGCGCACCCGGCCGCGCCTGTTGCGCCTCGCCGCATCGAGCGCGGAATTGGCGGATTTCGCCGACCTCCCCCCGGTCGCCGCCGACGAGACGGCGCGCTGGCGCGCCGCCTGGAAGGAGGCCGAAACGCTCGACGAGAGGCTCGCCGCCTGCGCCGCCGACGACGCCGAGGATCGGGCGACGATCGCCGCGCTCGCCGTCGATGAAACACTGCTGGCGCATGACGCCGAAGCGCAGAAGCTGCGCGAGCGGCTCGGCGCCATACGCAAGGCGCAGGTCGATCTGCCCAAGCGCCAGAGCGAGCAGCGCCTCGCCGGCGATGCGCTGACCGAGACGGCGCGCCGGCTCGGCTTCGCCTCCTTCGAGCAGCTCCTCGCGCGCATGCCGACCGACCCCGCCCTGGCCGCCGCGCGCGCGGCCGTCGACGAGCGCCGGCGCGCCGAGGAGCGCTGCGCCGATGCGCTGGGCGAGCTGGAGCGGGCGCGGCAGAAGCAGCGCGAGCTCGAAGGCGCCGCGGAGAGCGAAGCCTATCTCGCCGATCCGGAACCGTACTCGCGACGCCTCGAGGCCTTCGCCGAAGTGGCCGGCGACGCCGATCGGCTGCGCCGCGAGCGCGCGCAGGACGCGCTCGAGGAGGCGCGCATCGCCGCGGATGCGGCGCGGCTCGACCCGCCGGCGAATGCGCTCAGCGAGCTGGCGCGCCGCCCGCTGCCGGACGAAGGCGCGATAGAGGCGGCGCGCGCCAGCGATGCCGAGATTGCCGAGCAAGTGAAGCGCTCGGCCGCCGACATTGCGACGTCGCGCGCGACCCTCGCCGGGATCGAAAGCGAGATCGAGCGGCATTCGCGCGCCGGAGCGGCCGCGACCCGTGACGATCTGCTCGCCGCCCGCGCCCGCCGCGACGCCGCCGCCTCGGCGCTCGAAGCCTCTCTCGACGGGGCGCCGTCCGAGCGACGCGAGAATTTCGGCAGGCTGCGCGCCGAGACGCGCGACATCGACGCAGTGACCGATGTTCTCCTCTCCGACGCCGACCGCGCCTCGCGTCTCGAGACCGCGCGCGAGCGGCTCGCGCAAGAGCAGCGCAAGCTCGCCGATCTGCTCGACGCGCAAGCGGCGCTCGACGAGCGAAAGTCCGCGGCTCAGGCCGCCTGGATGGAACTGTGGAGCCGCAGCGGCGTCGTTCCGCGCGCGCCCGCGGCGATGGCCCATTGGCTGACGCAGATCGGCGAATTGACGGAGCGGCGGCGGCGTCTTGCGGATCGCGGATGCGAGGCGGCGGCGCTCGAGGGCAAGCTCGCGGCGCATCGCAGCGCATTGGCGCGGCTCGTTCTGGACCTCGGCGGCGACGATGATCCGTCCATGCCGATAGAGCTGCTGCACAAGGATGCGGCCGGCCGGCTCGCCCGCTTGCAGCGAATCTGGACTGGGGCGCGCGAGCGCGCCATCCGCCGGCAGCATGCGCAGGAGGAGGTCGAACGACGCGAAGCCGCGAGCGAGCGAGCGCGCGAGACGCGCGAGACGGCGAGCGCGCAATGGCCGGCGCGGATGAGCGCGATCGGGCTCGCCGCCGAGGCGACGATCGCCGAGGCCGAGGCGGCGCTGGCGATCTGGCGCGACGTGCCCGTGCAAAAGAAAGATTTCGAGGAATTGAGCCGCCGCATCTCCCGGATGGAGGAGGATATGGCGGCTTTCGCCGCCGATGTCGCGCGCTTGGTTGCAGCGACGGCGCCGCACATCGACGGCAACGCGCCGCTGACGGCGGTCGAGGCGGTCATCGCGCGTCTCGATACGGCGCGCATGGCGCGGAGCCGTCGCGACGCGCTGACGGAATCGATCGACAAGCGCGAGGTCGCGCGCGCCTCGCTGCTGACGCAGAAGGCGAGGATCGATGCGATCTTGGAACACGCGAGGCTCGCGCTCGGTCTCGACGCTCTCACATCGCTGGCCGAGGCGCTGGCTCGGCTCGAGCGGCGGCAAGCCGTGGCGAAAGAGATCGAGTCGATTCGCCACGATCTCGTCGAGATCGGCGACGGCTATGACGAAGACGCTCTGCGCGCCGAGCAGGACGGTCTCGACGCCGATCTGCTGCCGACGGAGATCGAGCGCCTGAGCGTCGATCAAAACCAGCTCCTCGCCGATATAGAAGCGGCCGCCAAGCTTCGGCACGAGGCGGAGGCGGCGCGCGAGCGGCTGGCGGCGGGACGGGACGCCGAGGCCGCCGCGCATGAGAAAGCCGAGGCCGGCGCAGAGCTGCTGAGCGTCGCGGAGCGCTGGATCACGCGCGCCGCCGCCGCGCGTCTCGCCGCGCGGGCCATAGAGCGCCATCGCGCCGCGGTGCAGGACCCGCTGATCCTGCGCGCCTCCGCCTTGTTCGCGCTGGCGACGGCCGGCGCCTTCGCGGGGCTCTGCGTCGACTATGACGAGGGCGACGCGCCGACCTTGGCGGGGCTGCGCCCGGACGGCGTGCGCGTGCCCGTCGCCGGAATGAGCGAAGGCGCGCGCGACCAATTGTTCTTGTCGCTGCGCCTCGCTCTGCTCGAGCTGCGCGATTCGCAGCCGCTGCCCTTCGTCGGCGACGATCTGCTGGCGAGCTTCGACGAAGCGCGCGTCGCCTGCGCGCTCGGCCTGCTCGCCGAATTCGGTCGCGCGCGCCAGGCGATCCTCTTCACCCATCACCGCCATGTCGCCGATATAGCGAGAGACACGCTGCGGGACGCGGCGGATGTGGTCATGCTGTAG
- a CDS encoding UvrD-helicase domain-containing protein — protein sequence MEFRIADTFTDSLARLPAPDQKAVKTSAFDLQTNPQNPGLQLHRIENSKDRNFWSVRVNRDIRIIVHKTEASMLLAYVDHHDRAYAWAERRRIEAHPKTGAVQIVEAPERRELPLFTPRESAGAPPFAKLSDDELLSIGAPADWLADIRAASEDGFLELAPRLPAEAAEALLQYATTGLLARPAPAPADPYAHPDALRRFRVVENIEELAQALDAPWDKWAVFLHPSQRDLVERNYSGPAHVAGSAGTGKSVVAVHRAVRLARASVQARVLLATFSDPLAAALERKVRLLAGADSGLLSRILVASLPVIAAELFELAYGHRPHVATPDRLARALEKATDAAEGPVNANFLRSEWTHVVDAWQVEDCAAYLAVPRLGRKNRLGSKQRERLWPIFAAARESLETRGFTTWPGVFSTVTRHYAERTEKPFTHVVIDEAQDLGVPELRFVAAVANASENGLFFAGDLGQRIFQRPFSWGALGVDIRGRSSCLKVNYRTSHQIRRAADRLLPKEIRDVDGVAEARGGTVSVFNGAEPRVLVAPDAAAEIDAVAAFLMEALASGVDASEIGVFTRRPEELSRAQATVAAAGREPMELSERGDEAGVRISIGGVHLAKGLEFKAVAAMACDEEILPVQSRIDSVADEVELEGVYETERQPFYVAATRAGSAADQRRGAGLGIPAGFYMIITTPDPLGPTTA from the coding sequence ATGGAATTCCGCATCGCCGACACATTCACCGACTCCCTGGCGCGGCTTCCCGCGCCGGATCAAAAAGCCGTGAAGACCTCGGCCTTCGATCTCCAGACCAATCCCCAAAACCCCGGCCTGCAACTTCATCGCATCGAGAATTCCAAGGACCGGAATTTCTGGTCCGTGCGCGTCAATCGCGACATTCGCATCATCGTCCACAAGACCGAGGCGAGCATGCTGCTCGCTTATGTCGATCATCACGACAGGGCCTATGCCTGGGCCGAGCGGCGGCGGATCGAGGCGCATCCCAAGACCGGCGCCGTTCAGATCGTCGAGGCGCCCGAGCGCAGGGAGCTGCCGCTGTTTACGCCGCGCGAGAGCGCCGGGGCGCCGCCCTTTGCAAAATTGTCGGACGACGAGCTGCTCTCGATCGGCGCGCCGGCGGATTGGCTCGCCGACATTCGCGCGGCGAGCGAGGACGGCTTTCTGGAGCTGGCGCCGCGCCTTCCGGCGGAGGCCGCCGAGGCGCTGCTGCAATATGCGACGACCGGCCTGCTGGCGCGCCCGGCGCCCGCGCCCGCCGATCCCTACGCCCATCCGGACGCGCTGCGGCGGTTCCGCGTCGTGGAGAATATCGAGGAGCTGGCGCAGGCGCTCGATGCGCCCTGGGACAAATGGGCGGTGTTCCTGCACCCTTCGCAGCGCGATCTCGTCGAGCGGAACTATTCCGGCCCGGCGCACGTCGCCGGCTCGGCGGGCACGGGCAAGAGCGTCGTCGCCGTGCATCGGGCCGTGCGGCTGGCGCGCGCTTCGGTCCAAGCCCGCGTGTTGCTGGCGACCTTCTCCGATCCGCTCGCCGCGGCGCTGGAACGCAAGGTCCGGCTGCTCGCCGGCGCCGACTCGGGGCTGTTGTCGCGCATCCTGGTGGCCTCGCTCCCTGTCATCGCCGCCGAGCTGTTCGAGCTCGCCTATGGCCATCGTCCCCATGTCGCGACGCCGGACCGGCTCGCTCGCGCTCTGGAGAAAGCCACTGACGCGGCCGAGGGGCCGGTCAACGCCAATTTCCTGCGCTCAGAATGGACCCATGTCGTCGACGCCTGGCAGGTCGAGGATTGCGCCGCCTATCTCGCGGTTCCGCGTCTCGGCCGCAAGAACCGGCTCGGCTCCAAGCAGCGCGAGCGTCTATGGCCGATCTTCGCGGCGGCGCGGGAGAGCCTCGAGACGCGCGGCTTCACCACTTGGCCGGGCGTCTTTTCCACGGTGACGCGGCATTATGCGGAGCGGACGGAAAAGCCCTTCACCCATGTCGTCATCGACGAGGCGCAGGATCTCGGCGTTCCGGAGCTGCGCTTCGTCGCCGCCGTGGCGAACGCAAGCGAGAACGGGCTGTTCTTCGCGGGCGATCTCGGCCAGCGCATCTTTCAGCGGCCCTTCTCCTGGGGCGCGCTCGGCGTCGACATTCGCGGGCGCTCGTCCTGCCTGAAGGTGAATTATCGCACCTCGCATCAAATCCGCCGCGCCGCCGATCGGCTCTTGCCGAAGGAGATTCGCGATGTCGACGGCGTCGCCGAGGCGCGGGGCGGCACGGTCTCCGTCTTCAACGGCGCCGAGCCGCGCGTGCTCGTGGCCCCGGACGCGGCCGCGGAGATCGATGCGGTCGCGGCCTTTCTGATGGAAGCGCTGGCGAGCGGCGTCGATGCGAGTGAGATCGGCGTCTTCACGCGCAGGCCCGAGGAGCTTTCGCGGGCGCAGGCCACTGTCGCCGCAGCCGGCCGCGAGCCGATGGAATTGTCCGAGCGCGGCGACGAAGCCGGCGTGCGCATCTCGATCGGCGGGGTGCATCTCGCCAAGGGTCTCGAGTTCAAGGCCGTGGCGGCGATGGCCTGCGACGAGGAGATTCTTCCGGTGCAATCCCGCATCGACTCGGTCGCCGACGAGGTCGAGCTCGAGGGTGTCTATGAGACCGAGCGCCAACCGTTCTATGTCGCCGCAACGCGCGCGGGATCGGCTGCTGATCAGCGGCGTGGCGCCGGGCTCGGAATTCCTGCGGGATTTTACATGATCATCACGACGCCGGACCCACTCGGCCCCACTACAGCATGA
- a CDS encoding IS4 family transposase, whose amino-acid sequence MRFQNSVFVDLLKPIDRRAFGQIVARHKGDAYDKSFKSWDHLVVLIAAQLGGETSLRSLEAAFNANSGSHYHLGVRRIARSTLAEANARRPVGVFADLFARLSCELDRRTRRDGAELLRLIDSTPIPLSKFHDFARSNGRIHGMKMHVVYDPGIDRPFCVEVTPANVNDVEIGKKTPIEAGATYVFDKGYYDFKWWRGIHEAGALFVSRPKSNTRLADVAEREMPQTRGEGYTVLRDCEVKLASKGDSKLRMRLRRLHIRRDALKDGKPQEIVVITNDMTRSAVEIAALYKARWAIELLFRWIKQHLNIRKFLGENENAVRLQLIAAMIAFVLLRIAAHRHDIELAHLRFSELAGRFLFERRPIDRLERPPPKYQAARRRISPRQLELAYA is encoded by the coding sequence ATGCGCTTCCAGAATAGCGTTTTTGTCGACTTGCTCAAGCCGATCGATCGTCGCGCGTTCGGCCAAATCGTCGCGCGCCACAAGGGCGACGCCTACGACAAATCCTTCAAGAGCTGGGATCATCTCGTCGTCCTGATCGCCGCTCAGCTCGGCGGCGAAACGAGCCTGCGCAGCCTCGAGGCCGCCTTCAACGCCAACAGCGGCTCCCATTATCACCTCGGCGTCCGCAGGATCGCCCGCTCCACCCTCGCCGAAGCCAACGCACGCCGGCCCGTCGGCGTCTTCGCCGATCTGTTCGCGCGCCTCTCCTGCGAACTCGACCGCAGAACCCGGCGCGACGGCGCAGAACTCCTGCGCCTCATCGATTCGACGCCTATCCCGTTGAGCAAATTCCACGACTTCGCCCGCTCGAACGGCCGCATCCACGGCATGAAGATGCATGTCGTCTACGATCCCGGGATCGATCGCCCCTTCTGCGTCGAGGTCACGCCCGCCAATGTCAATGATGTCGAGATCGGCAAGAAGACGCCGATCGAGGCCGGCGCGACCTATGTCTTCGACAAGGGTTATTACGATTTCAAATGGTGGAGGGGCATTCACGAGGCCGGAGCTCTCTTCGTCTCGCGTCCCAAGAGCAACACCCGCCTCGCCGACGTCGCGGAGCGGGAGATGCCGCAAACGCGCGGCGAAGGTTACACCGTGCTCAGGGATTGCGAGGTCAAGCTCGCCAGCAAGGGCGACTCGAAGCTGCGAATGCGGCTGCGTCGCCTTCATATTCGACGCGATGCGCTGAAGGACGGCAAGCCGCAGGAGATCGTCGTGATCACCAACGACATGACGCGTTCGGCGGTCGAGATCGCCGCGCTCTACAAGGCGCGCTGGGCCATAGAGCTGCTGTTCCGCTGGATCAAGCAGCATCTCAACATCCGCAAGTTTCTCGGCGAAAACGAGAACGCCGTGCGGCTGCAGCTGATCGCGGCGATGATCGCTTTCGTGCTGCTGCGCATCGCCGCCCACCGCCACGATATCGAACTCGCGCATCTGCGGTTCTCGGAGCTCGCCGGCAGGTTTCTGTTCGAGCGGCGACCGATCGACAGACTCGAACGGCCGCCGCCCAAATATCAGGCCGCGCGGCGGCGCATATCGCCGAGGCAGCTGGAGCTCGCCTATGCCTGA
- a CDS encoding DNA methylase N-4/N-6 domain protein: MTTDPGDLVLDPTCGSGTSAHVAEQWGRRWITIDTSRVALALARTRLMSARYPYYLLADSPEGRRIWPAI, from the coding sequence ATGACCACCGACCCCGGCGATCTGGTGCTCGACCCCACCTGCGGCTCGGGCACGAGCGCTCATGTCGCCGAGCAATGGGGCCGCCGCTGGATCACCATCGACACCTCCCGCGTCGCTCTGGCGCTCGCCCGCACCCGCCTGATGAGCGCGCGCTATCCCTATTATCTCCTCGCCGACTCGCCCGAGGGCCGGCGCATATGGCCGGCGATCTGA
- a CDS encoding pyruvate kinase, translating to MTSPTATRNELEDLLRALRLLREEVVADAAAILHGWGEEVAGSGFAPAAENLAHYLALRRRDLSALQTRLAALGLSSLGRSEAKVLAALDAIIATLRRLCGEGDAPYPPPAAMRAGEEALLAARDLIFGPVPATPRAVVMVTLPSEAASDPGLLRRLMEAGMGCARINCAHDDADAWARMVAHIRAAETEMNRSCRVLMDIAGPKCRIERLRAPDKLRLFRGDRFALVTTLDPRTRGPVAALPSFPEVVDQLAPGAEVWINDGKIGARVVGRRPDGVELEVFVARAKGERLKLEKGLNFPTTDLRLPPLTPKDFADLDIVAELADLVGFSFVQEPADVELLQDHLAARRGERPRQALVLKIETPLAVRNLPRLITTSAAHHPTAVMIARGDLAVELGFARLSEMQEEILWLCEAAHVPVVWATQVLDQFIRDGAPSRAETTDAAMAQRAECVMLNKGPFLPEAVIFLRDVLARMDRHQSKKFARFTPLHAWG from the coding sequence ATGACCTCACCGACCGCGACGCGAAACGAGCTCGAGGACCTTCTGAGGGCGCTGCGGCTGCTGCGCGAGGAGGTGGTCGCCGACGCCGCCGCGATTCTCCACGGCTGGGGCGAAGAGGTCGCCGGCAGCGGATTCGCGCCGGCGGCGGAGAATCTCGCCCATTATCTCGCGCTGCGGCGGCGCGATCTCAGCGCGCTGCAGACGCGGCTCGCGGCGCTCGGCCTCTCCTCGCTCGGCCGCAGCGAGGCCAAGGTGCTCGCCGCGCTCGACGCCATCATCGCCACTCTGCGGCGGCTCTGCGGCGAAGGCGACGCGCCCTACCCGCCGCCAGCGGCCATGCGCGCCGGCGAGGAGGCGCTGCTCGCCGCGCGCGACCTCATCTTCGGCCCCGTTCCAGCGACGCCGCGCGCCGTGGTGATGGTCACCCTGCCGAGCGAGGCGGCGAGCGACCCCGGCCTCCTTCGCCGGCTGATGGAGGCGGGCATGGGCTGCGCGCGCATAAATTGCGCACATGACGACGCCGACGCCTGGGCCCGAATGGTCGCCCATATACGCGCCGCCGAAACGGAGATGAACCGCTCCTGCCGCGTGCTGATGGACATCGCCGGGCCCAAATGCCGGATCGAGCGCCTGCGCGCGCCGGACAAGCTGCGCCTGTTTCGCGGCGACCGCTTCGCCCTGGTCACGACGCTCGACCCGCGCACGCGCGGGCCGGTGGCGGCGCTTCCGTCCTTTCCGGAAGTCGTCGACCAGCTCGCTCCGGGGGCGGAAGTGTGGATCAATGACGGGAAGATCGGCGCGCGAGTCGTCGGCCGGCGGCCGGACGGGGTGGAGCTCGAAGTCTTCGTCGCGCGCGCCAAGGGCGAGCGGCTGAAGCTCGAGAAGGGGCTGAATTTTCCGACGACCGACCTCCGCCTGCCGCCGCTGACGCCCAAGGATTTCGCCGATCTCGACATCGTCGCCGAGCTCGCCGATCTCGTCGGCTTCTCCTTCGTGCAGGAGCCGGCGGATGTGGAGCTGCTGCAGGATCATCTCGCGGCGCGGCGCGGGGAGCGGCCGCGGCAGGCGCTGGTGCTGAAGATCGAGACGCCGCTCGCGGTGCGCAATCTGCCGCGGCTGATCACGACATCGGCGGCGCATCACCCGACCGCGGTGATGATTGCGCGCGGCGATCTCGCGGTCGAGCTCGGCTTCGCCCGGCTCTCGGAGATGCAGGAGGAGATCCTGTGGCTGTGCGAGGCGGCGCATGTGCCGGTGGTGTGGGCGACGCAGGTGCTGGACCAGTTCATCCGCGACGGCGCGCCGAGCCGCGCCGAGACGACCGACGCGGCGATGGCGCAGCGGGCCGAATGCGTGATGCTGAACAAGGGGCCCTTTCTCCCCGAAGCGGTGATTTTTTTGCGCGACGTGCTGGCGCGGATGGACCGCCATCAATCCAAGAAATTCGCCCGCTTCACCCCGCTGCACGCCTGGGGGTGA
- the rpe gene encoding ribulose-phosphate 3-epimerase: protein MAEVLLAPSILSADFARLGDEARAMEAAGADWLHLDVMDGHFVPNITFGPGVVAALRRVTKLPLDAHLMIAPADPYIGAFAEAGADIITAHAEGGPHLHRTLQAIRARGKKAGVSLNPATHETALVHVLDDVDLILVMTVDPGFGGQSFIHSQLAKIRAIREMIGRRPIRLQVDGGVTPATTTAIVEAGADTLVAGSAAFAGGADAYAHNLATLRQAADAAGAMIA from the coding sequence ATGGCAGAAGTTCTCCTCGCCCCCAGCATCCTCTCCGCCGATTTCGCGCGCCTCGGGGACGAAGCCCGCGCGATGGAGGCGGCCGGCGCGGACTGGCTGCATCTCGACGTGATGGACGGGCATTTCGTGCCCAATATCACTTTCGGCCCCGGCGTCGTGGCGGCGCTTCGGCGCGTGACGAAGCTGCCGCTCGACGCGCATCTGATGATCGCGCCGGCCGATCCCTATATCGGCGCCTTCGCCGAGGCCGGCGCCGACATCATCACCGCCCATGCCGAGGGCGGGCCGCATCTACATCGCACGCTGCAGGCGATCCGCGCGCGCGGCAAGAAGGCGGGCGTCTCGCTCAATCCGGCGACGCACGAGACTGCGCTCGTCCATGTTCTCGACGACGTCGATCTCATTCTGGTGATGACCGTCGACCCCGGCTTCGGCGGCCAGAGCTTCATCCACAGTCAGCTCGCCAAGATCCGCGCCATTCGCGAGATGATCGGGCGGCGCCCCATCCGCCTCCAGGTGGACGGCGGCGTGACGCCGGCGACCACGACGGCGATCGTCGAGGCGGGAGCGGACACGCTCGTCGCCGGCTCGGCGGCCTTCGCCGGCGGCGCCGACGCCTATGCGCACAACCTCGCGACTCTGCGACAGGCGGCGGACGCCGCCGGCGCCATGATCGCATGA
- the fba gene encoding class II fructose-bisphosphate aldolase (catalyzes the reversible aldol condensation of dihydroxyacetonephosphate and glyceraldehyde 3-phosphate in the Calvin cycle, glycolysis, and/or gluconeogenesis) encodes MALITLRQLLDHAAEHDYGVPAFNINNMEQGLAVMEAAASVDAPVIIQASRGARSYANDVMLAKMIEALAIMYPDIPLVMHQDHGNSEATCASAIRYGFTSVMMDGSLEADGKTPASYDYNVAVTRRVVDLAHWVGASVEGELGVLGSLETGEGEKEDGHGAEGKLSHDQLLTDPDQAVDFVARTKVDALAIAMGTSHGAYKFSRKPDGAILAMHVIEEIHNRLPNTHLVMHGSSSVPQDLQDAFNAAGGEMPQTWGVPVEEIQRGIKFGVRKINIDTDCRIAVTASIRSTLLKNKGEFDPRKYLKPAQEAMRKVCKQRYEEFGAAGMASKIKPVPLAEMAKRYASGALDPQFSTKKAAE; translated from the coding sequence ATGGCCCTCATCACATTGCGACAGCTACTCGACCATGCCGCCGAGCACGACTATGGCGTGCCGGCCTTCAACATCAACAATATGGAGCAGGGCCTCGCGGTGATGGAGGCCGCGGCCTCAGTCGACGCGCCGGTCATCATTCAGGCGAGCCGCGGCGCGCGCTCCTACGCCAATGACGTGATGCTCGCGAAGATGATCGAAGCGCTCGCCATCATGTATCCGGACATTCCGCTGGTGATGCATCAGGATCACGGCAATAGCGAAGCGACCTGCGCCAGCGCCATCCGCTACGGCTTCACCTCGGTGATGATGGACGGCTCGCTCGAGGCCGACGGCAAGACGCCGGCGAGCTATGATTACAATGTCGCGGTGACGCGCCGCGTCGTCGATCTCGCCCATTGGGTCGGCGCGTCGGTCGAGGGCGAGCTCGGCGTGCTCGGCTCGCTGGAGACCGGCGAGGGCGAGAAGGAGGACGGCCATGGCGCCGAGGGCAAGCTCAGCCACGACCAGCTGCTGACCGACCCCGACCAGGCCGTCGACTTCGTCGCGCGCACCAAGGTCGACGCTCTCGCCATCGCCATGGGCACCTCGCATGGCGCCTATAAATTCTCGCGCAAGCCCGACGGCGCCATTCTGGCGATGCATGTGATCGAGGAGATCCACAATCGCCTGCCGAACACGCATCTCGTGATGCACGGCTCCTCCTCGGTTCCGCAGGATCTGCAGGACGCGTTCAATGCGGCCGGCGGCGAGATGCCGCAGACATGGGGCGTGCCGGTCGAAGAGATTCAGCGCGGCATCAAATTCGGCGTGCGCAAGATCAACATCGACACCGATTGTCGCATCGCCGTGACGGCGTCGATCCGCTCCACTCTGCTGAAAAACAAGGGCGAATTCGACCCGCGTAAATATCTGAAGCCGGCGCAGGAAGCGATGCGCAAGGTCTGCAAGCAGCGCTATGAGGAGTTCGGCGCCGCCGGCATGGCCTCGAAGATCAAGCCCGTGCCGCTGGCGGAAATGGCCAAGCGCTACGCCTCGGGCGCGCTCGATCCGCAATTCTCGACCAAGAAGGCGGCGGAGTAA